The genomic stretch ATGAATGGGTGCAGATAGCTGCCCTGCTTTCGGTGCCCTCGGATCGTCTTCTCAGGATTGCCCTGAGCCATTCGGATAATTCTGCGCTTGTGGAGAAATTAGCTGGGGTAATCGCTCGAGAACAGCGTGCAACTACACTCTTCGCGAGAGTGCTTGCCTCGGGCGATGATTTGTGGTGGCATGCTCCGGTGCTTCGTGGTATCGCTTCAGCCGGCTCGAAAGCATCTTCTTCGCAGGCAAACGACCTGGTAGCATGGATGTGGTCAACTAGAAACGAGGAAGTTGCGCGTGCGATACTGGCACTCTTGCCGGTAACCAACTTGACTGCGGATGTTGTGGATGAGGCGTACCGCTTGGCTCAAGATCCGCAAGTATCTCTACCTCAACGTCTCAGGGCAGTACGCATTCTATCAGTTGCTCCTACTGGTCCGGAGTTACTGATTACTCTGTTCACCGGTGAAGCACCGCTGGATGTACAACTTGAGGTGTTAAGGGGGCTGCGCCGGAGGGGTGGGGTGGAAGTTGCGGTGCATATCCTGAATGAATGGACACGCTTGACTCCGCAATTGAGGCGTACTGCTTTGGAAACGTTTAATAATGCCGAGCGAGCCGCTATCCTTGTTGAAGCTTTGGAATCAGGGGTTGTTTCTACTGCAGAGCTATCTTGGAATCAGAGAGTGCGACTGATGCGTGATACCCCGGAGCCAACCCGCAGCCGTGCTCGTGCGCTACTCCAAGTGACCGATGAGGCCCACGGGAAGGTGGTAACCGATCTCGTCGGCAATTTCGAATCGGGAGCGTCCATATTTGCGACTACCTGCGCGTCCTGTCATACACGAGGGTTTGGGCCAGACTTGGCGACCGTTAGTCATTGGCCAGACCATATGCTGATTGATGCCATTCGTAATCCATCCAAGTCTATCTCTAGCGGTTTTGAGTTGTGGCAGGTGGTGACGGTGCAGGGAGATACTTTGCGGGGTACTATCGCTTCGGAAACCGCCTCGGCGGTGCGGCTTTTGGATGACCAATCAGATACAGTCATTCGCCGATCGGAAATTGAGAGTGTACTGCCAATGACGATTTCGGGGATGCCGGAGGAGTTGGTTCCCGATCCCCAGAAGCTGGCAGATCTCTTGGAGTTTTTGAAGCAGCTCTGAAGGCTCAGTACATCCCAATTGATACATTTTCTGCGGTGGTACCGCTTAAGTCGGCTGGACTGCCAATTATTGAGGCAGAAATAATTCTTCAATTTTTGCGCGACGGTATTCGAAAATTTTTCGCAGTTCTGGTTTGACCATCAACTGGTCAATCAGTGCGCCTCCCGGTACCAGATAATTGACTGTATCGTCCACCCGAGTCCCTCCGTTTTCGGAATGGAAATCGTGGCGGTGCACCCACTTCTGATACGGTCCACGCAGCTGCACATCGGTGAATCCATTCGGGGGATCCCATGCTGTGATTTCAGTTTGCCAACTGATTGGGAATCCACGTACTCGCAATTGATAGTCAATCAGAGCTCCCGGGTACATCTCAATCGGGCCGGGTGTGACAATGCGAAAACTCAGAAAAGGAGGAGTGATCCGCTCCAGATTACGAGCCTCGGCGAAAAATGCAAATGTCTCCTCAAGAGGAATCGGTAACCACTGGCTTGTGGTGAAGATCAGGTCTGTGTCTTTGGGTGTACGTGGCTTCATTTTGAATTCATCGTAATCGTAAGGTTATTATCTAAAAGGGTGCCAAATAGCACAGGTGAGATACAAATTCCCACAAGGAGCGTGAATTGTTGCACTGTGAAGGGAGTGCAGTTGAATAGCGAACAAACTCCATTCCAGTCTACTTTCAACTGCGATCATCATCCAAAACTCTTCGGTTCACTATCTTCTGATGATATTCTTTAACTTGTTGCTCCTGGATTGTTCTGAAACATTGCTCAACCCTTTGTTTTACAAACGGAACCCCTGAGATATTTGATGGATCGAAGAACCGCATTACAGCGCATTGCGCTCTTGATGGGATGTACGATTTCGGCATCCACTGTTGCCGGAGTCCTTGGAGGATGCAGTGCAGGTAGAAATGAGGTTGTTTTTGAAGCTCGTACATTGACACAGGGGCGCGATGAGCTTGTTGCAACGCTTTCAGAATTGATTATCCCAGAAACAGACACGCCGGGAGCGCGTGCCGCCAAAGTGCACGAGTTCGCGGATAATATGCTCACGGACTGGTATGATGAGGCTGAAGTAGAGGAGTTTCTGGCAGGATTGGAAGATGTCCAGCGACGTGCCGGAGACTATGATTCAGCATCCTTCATGGATCTGGATCCTGACAGGCAGATCGAAATCCTGACCCAGATGGAAAAAGAGGTGGAAGTGTGGCGCGAAAATGGAGAACTGGGGACAACTCCTTTCTTTCAAACGATCAAATCATTAACACTCTTTGGCTATTATACTTCCGAGGTTGGCGCTACGCAGGAATTGCGTGTAAATCCGATGGGAGTTTATAGGCCAGATATTCCTTTTTCTGAAATTGGCCGTGCATGGGCCTGATCAGTAACCTAAATCCAAACGCATTATGAACAGACGAACTTTTCTACAATCATCGGTGGCACTTCCGGCAGCTGTGGGGGCATTGGCTGGTTTTTCTTCAGGTAAATTACCAGAACCTCAGGGATCAAAAGCATTGGCACGTCCACGCTCTCTGGAGCGTATTGGGGTACAATTATACACCGTTAGGCATCTCATGTCAAGTGATTACGAGGGGACGATTCGGGCTGTTGCGGATGCGGGCTATGACGAAGTAGAAACCGTATGGGACGCGGATCGCAACCCAGATGATATACGTGCACTCTTTGATGAGGTGGGACTGGCTGCCCCTTCAGGTCATGTACCACTTGGTGCCCTGCAGGACGACTTAACAAAGGTGTTGGATGCATCAAAGCGGATTGGACATTCATATATCGTGTGCCCATGGCTGGATGAAGACCAGCGAACCATGGCCCACTACAGAAAATATGTCCCATTTTTTAACGAAGTGGGGGCTGCATGCAAAGAGTCCGGGATCCAGTTTGCGTACCATAATCATGAATTCGAATTTGAGCCCGCCGAAGATGGGATCATCCCTTATGACTTTATGCTCGCAGAGTTGGACCCGGATTTGGTGAAGATGGAGCTTGATCTATATTGGATTGCCTATGCAAACCGTGATCCAGTGGAATACTTCCAAAATTATCCGGGGCACTTCCCATTGTGTCATATCAAGGACATGGGAGCAGATCGTGAAATGACTCCCGTTGGTGAAGGCCAGATTGATTTTACCGCAATTTTAGCGGAAAGTGAAACTGCCGGACTCAAGCACTACTTCGTAGAACACGATCATCCAGGAGATGCATTGGCGAGCATCCGTACTAGTATTGCTCACCTACGATCGCTGGAATTCTAAATGGGATTAGACCGAAAGCTCCGCTATGGTATGGTAGGCGGTGGCCCGGGCGCATTTATTGGGAATGTGCATCGGATAGCGGCCGCTCTTGATGGAACGA from Rhodothermaceae bacterium encodes the following:
- a CDS encoding SRPBCC family protein — its product is MKPRTPKDTDLIFTTSQWLPIPLEETFAFFAEARNLERITPPFLSFRIVTPGPIEMYPGALIDYQLRVRGFPISWQTEITAWDPPNGFTDVQLRGPYQKWVHRHDFHSENGGTRVDDTVNYLVPGGALIDQLMVKPELRKIFEYRRAKIEELFLPQ
- a CDS encoding gluconate 2-dehydrogenase subunit 3 family protein; protein product: MDRRTALQRIALLMGCTISASTVAGVLGGCSAGRNEVVFEARTLTQGRDELVATLSELIIPETDTPGARAAKVHEFADNMLTDWYDEAEVEEFLAGLEDVQRRAGDYDSASFMDLDPDRQIEILTQMEKEVEVWRENGELGTTPFFQTIKSLTLFGYYTSEVGATQELRVNPMGVYRPDIPFSEIGRAWA
- a CDS encoding sugar phosphate isomerase/epimerase; amino-acid sequence: MNRRTFLQSSVALPAAVGALAGFSSGKLPEPQGSKALARPRSLERIGVQLYTVRHLMSSDYEGTIRAVADAGYDEVETVWDADRNPDDIRALFDEVGLAAPSGHVPLGALQDDLTKVLDASKRIGHSYIVCPWLDEDQRTMAHYRKYVPFFNEVGAACKESGIQFAYHNHEFEFEPAEDGIIPYDFMLAELDPDLVKMELDLYWIAYANRDPVEYFQNYPGHFPLCHIKDMGADREMTPVGEGQIDFTAILAESETAGLKHYFVEHDHPGDALASIRTSIAHLRSLEF